From the genome of Rathayibacter sp. VKM Ac-2804:
TGCCCCTCACGGCCGACCGGGCCAAGCCCGCAGTGCCGTTCGGCGGCCAGTACCGTCTGATCGACTTCGCGCTGTCCAACCTCATCAACTCGGGTCTGACCCAGATCGTGGTGCTGACGCAGTACAAGTCGCACTCGCTCGACCGCCACGTCTCGCAGACCTGGACGCTGTCGGGGCTGCTCAACTCCTACGTCGCGTCCGTCCCGGCGCAGCAGCGGCTCGGCAAGCGCTGGTTCAGCGGCTCGGCCGACGCGATCCTGCAGAGTCTCAACCTGATCCGCGACGAGAAGCCCGACATCGTCGTCGTGGTCGGCGCGGACCACGTCTACCGCATGGACTTCTCGCAGATGATCGAGGCGCACATCAAGTCGGGCGCCAAGGCGACCGTCGCGGCGATCCGCCAGCCGATCGAGCTGGCCGACCAGTTCGGCGTCATCCAGCTCGCCGGCGACGAGGCGGGCGACGGCATCGTCCCGACCAAGATCGCGGAGTTCCTCGAGAAGCCCAAGGACGCGGTCGGCCTCGCCGATTCGCCGCACGAGGTCCTCGCTTCGATGGGCAACTACGTCTTCGACGCCGACGCGCTGATCGACGCGGTCATCCGCGACGGCGAGCTCTCCACCTCCGACCACGACATGGGCGGCGACATCATCCCCGACTTCGTCGCGCGCGGCGAGGCCGGCGTCTACGACCTCAAGCTCAACGAGGTCCCCGGCTCCACCGATCGCGACCGCTACTACTGGCGCGACGTGGGGACGATCGACTCGTTCTTCGAGGCGCACCAGGACCTCATCTCGGCGCTGCCCGTCTTCAACCTCTACAACCAGCAGTGGCCGATCTTCTCGTCGCAGCTGAACTCACCGCCCGCGAAGATCGTGCGCGACGGCAAGGGCAACCTCGGCACGACCGTCGACTCGGTGGTCTCGCTGGGCACCGTCATCTCCGGCGCGCACATCGAGCGCAGCGTCGTCGGCCCGTGGGCGGTCATCGAGTCGAACGCCACGGTCTCCGACTCGGTCGTCTTCGACAAGGTCCGGATCGGCCCGGACGCCGTGGTCGCCCGCGCTATCCTCGACAAGGACGTCGTCGTCGAGCCCGGCGCGCGAGTCGGCGTGGACCACGACCACGACCGCGAGCGCGGGTTCACCGTCACCGAGTCGGGCATCACCGTCGTCGGCAAGGGCGTCGTCGTCCGCCCGTAGCACCCCCGCGGGTCGAGAGCACTGCGCTTCCGCGCGTCCGGTCAGGCCGGCGCGCGGACCCGACCGATTGGCCCGTCCTTGAGTGAGCCGCTGCGCACACCCGCCCGCTTCCTGGTCGTCGTCGACGCCGACTCGACGCTGCTGCAGGACGAGGTGATCGAGCTCCTCGCCGCCCACGCGGGCTCCGAGGAGCGCGTCGCCGCGATCACCGAGCGCGCGATGCACGGCGAGATCGACTTCGGCGAGAGCCTGCGCGAGCGCGTCGGCACCCTCGCCGGCGTCCTCGACGACGTCTGCGCCGGAGTGAGCGGGCGCGTCCGGGTCACCCCAGGGGTGGAGGAGCTGATCGCCGGCATCCACGCCGCCGGTGGTCGGATCGGCGTCGTCTCGGGCGGCTTCCACGAGGTGCTTGACCCGGTCGCCGGAGCGCTCGGCCTCGACTTCGTCCGCGCGAACCGGCTCGGCAGCCGCGACGGCCGCCTCACCGGCGCCGTCGAGGGTCCCGTGATCGACGCCGCCGCGAAGGCCGCCGCCCTCTGCGAATGGGCCGCCCTGTCCGGGGTCCCGCTCGAGCGGGCGATCGCGGTCGGCGACGGCGCGAACGACCTCGAGATGATGCAGGTCGCGGGTCTCGCCGTCGCCTTCAACGCGAAGCCCGTGGTCCGCGAGCGCGCCGACCTCGTCATCGACGGCCTCGATCTCAGCCAGCTGCTGCCGGTCCTCGGCCTGCGCGGCTGACACTCGGAGGGCGGCGCCTCAGCCGCCCGCCGTCGCGACCAGGACCGCCGCGCCCAGGGCCAGCGCCCAGCTCACCAGCGAGCCGACCAGGAAGTACTCCGCCTTCGAGCCGCCCTCGCCGTCGCGGGAGATCTCCGGGAACCGCACGATGCCCTTCGCCGCGAAGACGGCGCCGGCCAGCCCGATCGCTCCGGCGAGGGTGAGCCCGGCCACGAGGAGGCGCTCGAGCGGCCCGATGGCGCGACCGCCGCGGAGGTCCGGGACTCGCACCTCCTCGGGCGCGGGCCGGGCGAAGCGGGCGCGGAGCGAGAAGCGAGTGCGCGCGGCGACCGGCTGCGGCAGCTCGCGGTAGAGCGCGGCGCGCACGACGACGTTGCCGCTCTCGAGGAGGAAGAGCGCGGCGCCCCCGGCGAGCAGCGCCTGCGCGATCGGCGGGACGGGTCCGGAGCGCCCGAGACCCGCGTACGCGTCGACCAGCGGGCCGGCGGCCGGGCCCGCCGCGCGGTCCACCACGGCGAGCACGAGCACCGCGACGATCAGGCCGACGGCGGGCCGGAGCCCTCCGGGCGGCCGGGTGCCGGCCGCGGTGGTCGTGAGCAGCAGCCACGCGCCGGCCAGCGCGACGACGAGCACGGTGCCGAGCGGTGCGGCACCGAGGCCGAGCACCGCCGAGAGCGCGGCCGCCGCCCAGAGCACGACGATCGCCGCGGCGGCGACGGGTCGGCCGAGGTGCGTCCGCGCGAGGTCGGCCAGACCGACGAGCCCGAGCAGCAGCGCGGTCAGCACGCGTCCGCCAGCAGCCGCGCACCGGTGAGCAGGGCCCCGGCACCCGCGCGGCGCAGCGCCTGCGACACCGCGGACTGCGTGATCGACTCCTGCTCGGCCAGGACCTTCTGCGGCAGACCGCGCGCCGTGCCGAGCACGAGCCGCCGGTCGCGGTCGCTCATCTCGCCGACGAGGGCGTCACGGGCGAGGAGGTAGGCGTTCACCGCGGCCTCCTGCGCGTCGGGCGAGTCCGAGCCGATGAACCAGCCGCGCGCCGTCGGCACCGCACCGTCCTCGAGGGCGTGCGCCCGCTCGATGGCCGCTCGCGCGCGCCACCAGCCGGGCCCGTCCTGCAGATCGCCGGCGACGCCCGAGCCGACCACCCTGATCTCGCCGCGGCCGAGGCCGACCCGGCAGTCCACCCCCGGCGGCAGCACGAGCCGCGCCTGGAGCGTCGCACCGAGCGCTGCCGAGACGGAGGCGTAGACCGCCTGGAACTCGTCGCCCACCGTGGGGTGCAGCGGCTCGACAGCGGGGACCGCCGCGTCGACCTCCGCGAAGCCGCGCTCGATCTCGCGCTGAACGACGGATCGCTCGGCGATCTCGCGCGAGTCGACGAGGTCGAGCACTACCGCGACGACGGAGGAGTCGAACATCGCATAAGCATAGGGCTGATATCCGCCGGATATAAGCTTTGCGCTGATACGGTCAGTGCCCCATCCCGAGGCCGCCGTCGACGGGGATGACCGCGCCGGAGATGTAGTCCGCCTCGTCGCCGGCGAGCCAGCGCGTCACCTTCGCGACCTCGGCGGCCGTGCCGTAGCGGGCCAGGGGGATGCTCTTGCGGTACTCCGCCTGCTGCTCCGCCGGGAGCTCCGCCGTCATATCGGTCTCGATGAAGCCGGGCGCGACGACGTTCGCCGTGATGTTGCGGGCGCCGAGCTCGCGGGTCAGCGACCGGGCGAAGCCGACCAGCGCGGCCTTCGACGAGGAGTAGTTGATCTGGCCGGGGCCGCCGTAGAGGCCGACGACGCTCGAGATCAGGACGATGCGGCCGAACCTCTGCTTGAGCATCGCCTTCGACGCCCGCTTGACGACCCGGAAGGCCCCGGTGAGGTTGGTGTCGATGACGGAGGTGAAGTCCTCCTCGGACATGCGCAGCAGCAGCATGTCGCGGGTGATGCCGGCGTTCGCGACGACGACCTCGACCGGGCCGAGCTCGGCCTCGATCTGCGAGAAGGCGGCGTCGATGGAGGCGGCGTCGGTGACGTCCGCGACGACGGTGAAGGACCCCTCGGGACCCGAGCCGGAGCGGGCGGTGACCGCGACCCGGTGACCCGCCGCCACGAACTCCTCGGCGATGGCGTAGCCGATCCCCCGGTTGCCCCCGGTGACGAGGACGGTGCGCGGCGTGGTCATGGGTGTCCCTCTCCGCCGGTGCACGGGCGGCTCCGGACGACCCCTACATCCTAGAGGCGGGATGCGCAACACATCCGCTGAGAGGGAACGTCCGGGGTCCGCCCGGTGCCCACGACGTAGTCTTATCGGGCTGTGAAATCACGCGAATCGCTCACCTCCCTCCCGCCGTCGCCCAGTGCCGCGCGTCGCTCCCGCGCGATCAAGTACTCCATCGCCATGGGCATCAGGATGGTCTGCGTGATCTGCCTGATCTTCGCCCAGGGCTGGTGGCTGCTCTTCTTCGCGCTCGGCGCGATCGTGCTCCCCTACTTCGCCGTCGTGCTCGCCAACGTCGGCAGCGCCGGTGAGAGCGGCACGGTGGAGCGTCCCGGCGCGATCGTGCTGTCCCGGCCCGTGCCGCCGTACGTCCCGCCGACCGCGCACGACGCGGCTCCCTCCGCCGACGTGCCCGAGGGCGGCGACCCGACCGAGGGACGACGGTGATCCCGCTCGGCGGCGCGCCCGATCGGCACGCCTGCTCGCGCGCCGGATGCTCGCTCACCGCGACCTGGGCGATCGAGTGGCGGAACCCGCGCATCCACGCGGAGGACCGGCGGAAGACCTGGCTGGCGTGCGGGGAGCACCTCGACTACCTGCGCGAGTTCCTCGCCGCGCGGGAGTTCCCGCTCGAGGTGAAGCCGCTGCTCACGGTCGACCGCGGAGCGGCACTGTGAGCGCCACGGCGACGCGGCCGTCCTGGCGCTTCGCCTTCTCGCGCCGCTGGTTCGGCTACCTGGCGCTCACGATCGTCTTCGCCGTGGCCTGCGTGCTGCTCTCGCGCTGGCAGGTCGCCCGCCTCGACGAGGCCGCGAGCACCAACCGGCTCGTCACCGCCAACTGGAACGCGGACCCCGTCGCGCTCGACGGCCTCCTCCCCGCGGAGGCGGGCTGGGACGACGCCCTCGAGTACCGGCCGGTCGAGGTCTCCGGCGTCTACGAGACCGAGGGCCAGACCCTCGTCCGCAACCGGCCCTACAACGGCAACCCCGGCTTCGAGATCCTCACCCCGCTGCGCCTCGCGGACGGCAGCGTCTTCGTGGTCGATCGCGGCTGGGTCCCAGTCGGCTCCGAGCAGGACTCCCCCGACGTCGTCCCGGCCCCGCCGGAGGGCGAGGTCACGGTGACCGCCCGCCTGAAGCCGGGCGAGGGCCGCATCGAGGGCCGCGGCGCCCCCGCCGGTCAGATCGCCACGATCCAGCTCGACGACCTCTCGGACCAGCTCGACGAGCCGCTGCGCACCACCGGCTACGGACTGCTGGTCCAGGAGGACCCCGCGCCGATCGAGGAGCGGCCGCTCGCCGCGATCAAGCCGGTCGCCGACGAGGGCCTGCACATCAGCTACGCGATCCAGTGGGTGCTGTTCGCGATCATGGGCTTCGGCGGTCTCGCCTGGGCGATCCGGCACGAGTACCGGATCCGCAACGCGGACGACCCCGAGGTCATCGCCGCCGAGGAGCGCCGCGAGCAGCGCCGCCTCCGCCGCGGACGCACGGACGCCGAGATCGAGGACGAGCTGCTCGACGCCCGCTGAGCGCCCGGGCGTCTCGAGCTCATGCTGGTCGAGTAGCCCCGAAGGG
Proteins encoded in this window:
- the serB gene encoding phosphoserine phosphatase SerB, encoding MSEPLRTPARFLVVVDADSTLLQDEVIELLAAHAGSEERVAAITERAMHGEIDFGESLRERVGTLAGVLDDVCAGVSGRVRVTPGVEELIAGIHAAGGRIGVVSGGFHEVLDPVAGALGLDFVRANRLGSRDGRLTGAVEGPVIDAAAKAAALCEWAALSGVPLERAIAVGDGANDLEMMQVAGLAVAFNAKPVVRERADLVIDGLDLSQLLPVLGLRG
- the fabG gene encoding 3-oxoacyl-ACP reductase FabG, which produces MTTPRTVLVTGGNRGIGYAIAEEFVAAGHRVAVTARSGSGPEGSFTVVADVTDAASIDAAFSQIEAELGPVEVVVANAGITRDMLLLRMSEEDFTSVIDTNLTGAFRVVKRASKAMLKQRFGRIVLISSVVGLYGGPGQINYSSSKAALVGFARSLTRELGARNITANVVAPGFIETDMTAELPAEQQAEYRKSIPLARYGTAAEVAKVTRWLAGDEADYISGAVIPVDGGLGMGH
- a CDS encoding SatD family protein; its protein translation is MFDSSVVAVVLDLVDSREIAERSVVQREIERGFAEVDAAVPAVEPLHPTVGDEFQAVYASVSAALGATLQARLVLPPGVDCRVGLGRGEIRVVGSGVAGDLQDGPGWWRARAAIERAHALEDGAVPTARGWFIGSDSPDAQEAAVNAYLLARDALVGEMSDRDRRLVLGTARGLPQKVLAEQESITQSAVSQALRRAGAGALLTGARLLADAC
- a CDS encoding DUF3099 domain-containing protein encodes the protein MKSRESLTSLPPSPSAARRSRAIKYSIAMGIRMVCVICLIFAQGWWLLFFALGAIVLPYFAVVLANVGSAGESGTVERPGAIVLSRPVPPYVPPTAHDAAPSADVPEGGDPTEGRR
- a CDS encoding SURF1 family protein, whose translation is MSATATRPSWRFAFSRRWFGYLALTIVFAVACVLLSRWQVARLDEAASTNRLVTANWNADPVALDGLLPAEAGWDDALEYRPVEVSGVYETEGQTLVRNRPYNGNPGFEILTPLRLADGSVFVVDRGWVPVGSEQDSPDVVPAPPEGEVTVTARLKPGEGRIEGRGAPAGQIATIQLDDLSDQLDEPLRTTGYGLLVQEDPAPIEERPLAAIKPVADEGLHISYAIQWVLFAIMGFGGLAWAIRHEYRIRNADDPEVIAAEERREQRRLRRGRTDAEIEDELLDAR
- a CDS encoding glucose-1-phosphate adenylyltransferase, whose product is MQSKKIFGIVLAGGEGKRLMPLTADRAKPAVPFGGQYRLIDFALSNLINSGLTQIVVLTQYKSHSLDRHVSQTWTLSGLLNSYVASVPAQQRLGKRWFSGSADAILQSLNLIRDEKPDIVVVVGADHVYRMDFSQMIEAHIKSGAKATVAAIRQPIELADQFGVIQLAGDEAGDGIVPTKIAEFLEKPKDAVGLADSPHEVLASMGNYVFDADALIDAVIRDGELSTSDHDMGGDIIPDFVARGEAGVYDLKLNEVPGSTDRDRYYWRDVGTIDSFFEAHQDLISALPVFNLYNQQWPIFSSQLNSPPAKIVRDGKGNLGTTVDSVVSLGTVISGAHIERSVVGPWAVIESNATVSDSVVFDKVRIGPDAVVARAILDKDVVVEPGARVGVDHDHDRERGFTVTESGITVVGKGVVVRP